Proteins co-encoded in one Verrucomicrobiota bacterium genomic window:
- a CDS encoding carbohydrate-binding family 9-like protein gives MKLYLLNVGVYISALLLLFSSCSEAEPRYFIKKTSDFQITGNGSAKAWERAEWMVIPQRRIFGDPYELKVKSLYSKKGLYFLYYSQDKKLTATLTEDNSHLWKEDVIELFIWPDERDSIYFEYELSPLNVELPILVPNLGGKYKGWLPWDYDGEKKIIRRTSAVGGIVESMGKVDAWIAEFFIPYQLLEPLRNVPPKSGSKWRMNFYRFDYDSGKGSTWEWAPVNHNFHDYKNFGFILFE, from the coding sequence ATGAAGTTATACTTATTGAACGTGGGTGTTTACATCAGCGCTTTATTGTTATTATTTTCGTCTTGTTCAGAAGCAGAACCACGATACTTCATTAAGAAAACGAGTGACTTTCAAATAACTGGGAATGGCTCAGCTAAGGCATGGGAAAGAGCCGAGTGGATGGTTATTCCGCAAAGGCGTATATTTGGGGATCCATATGAATTAAAAGTGAAGTCCTTATATTCCAAGAAGGGACTTTATTTTTTATATTATTCGCAAGACAAGAAACTGACAGCTACTTTGACAGAAGATAATTCACACTTATGGAAAGAGGATGTCATAGAGCTTTTTATTTGGCCTGATGAGAGAGACTCTATCTATTTCGAATATGAACTGTCCCCACTTAATGTTGAGTTGCCTATCTTGGTGCCAAATCTTGGAGGTAAATATAAGGGTTGGCTACCATGGGATTATGATGGAGAGAAAAAAATTATTCGTCGAACAAGTGCAGTTGGAGGTATAGTTGAATCCATGGGAAAAGTAGATGCTTGGATAGCTGAATTTTTTATTCCTTATCAACTCCTAGAGCCTTTGCGAAATGTTCCACCAAAGAGTGGCTCAAAGTGGCGTATGAATTTTTATCGCTTTGATTATGACTCAGGTAAGGGTTCTACCTGGGAATGGGCTCCGGTAAACCACAACTTTCATGATTATAAAAACTTTGGCTTTATTCTATTCGAATAA
- a CDS encoding polysaccharide deacetylase family protein: MKRADFIKMISFGTSAGCFSSSNLLGEDIPTAQYLEPELKEHPAGIQKSEEQPQELPAEAVKERKPHFVSTAPGFGHRIALTYDDGPTPSITNSILNDLEKRKLRATFFMIGNKVKAYKSLANEVAAAGHEVANHTYTHPNLKKLSSSRVEYEIHKTQEVIEQVTGKVPTWFRPPYGAFHKKQGEIPMGEGLGIAYWSVDPRDWARPGASRIVSHIYKNTTPGSIVLLHDLHKQTADATPDVLDRLLERSFNFTTMSGILGEPYHA, translated from the coding sequence ATGAAGCGAGCGGATTTTATCAAGATGATTAGTTTTGGGACAAGTGCAGGTTGCTTTTCCTCATCCAATCTGCTAGGCGAAGACATCCCAACTGCTCAATATTTAGAGCCTGAACTCAAAGAACACCCTGCTGGGATCCAGAAAAGTGAAGAGCAACCGCAGGAATTGCCTGCTGAAGCTGTAAAAGAGAGGAAACCCCATTTTGTTTCCACAGCTCCCGGTTTTGGCCACCGCATAGCATTAACGTACGATGATGGACCAACACCAAGCATTACCAACTCTATTCTCAATGATTTAGAAAAACGTAAACTTAGAGCCACTTTTTTTATGATAGGCAATAAAGTTAAGGCCTATAAATCCCTAGCTAATGAGGTTGCTGCAGCAGGACACGAAGTTGCCAACCATACCTACACCCATCCAAACCTAAAGAAACTTAGTAGCAGCCGAGTAGAGTATGAAATTCACAAAACTCAGGAGGTCATTGAGCAAGTGACTGGTAAAGTGCCTACCTGGTTTCGACCTCCTTATGGAGCTTTTCATAAAAAACAAGGCGAAATCCCCATGGGAGAAGGCTTAGGTATTGCTTATTGGTCTGTTGACCCTAGGGATTGGGCACGTCCTGGCGCCTCTAGAATTGTCAGTCATATCTATAAAAACACGACGCCCGGATCCATTGTTTTGCTCCACGACTTACACAAACAAACTGCCGATGCTACTCCAGATGTGCTTGATAGACTGCTTGAACGAAGCTTCAATTTCACAACAATGTCTGGCATTCTTGGTGAACCTTATCATGCATAA
- a CDS encoding fused MFS/spermidine synthase, with protein MPSSRQNTQEDSTVYTNFDLHPYLARLLLFCSGFAAISYEIIWQRQLGLIVGNTVYATSIVLAAFMIGHAGGSYIAGKVATRAHKPLQLFFLIEVFIGIFGIAIPFCFPMVRNLYRFIYLTIPDWIPLLISFRVFTVLGILLIPTLLMGATLPLICEGLVPDKGRFRKQLGFLYGANTLGAVFGVLVCGFFLIPSFGLILTNSLAVTINFLVATVSFILWKDFKAHPRFENNSKASLKKDIKSGKTKIWLIASAAYAGFTALGLEILWFRGLTMINGSAVYSFSSMLSVFLIGIVIGSMAMNYITNKKNLSILFVPLLFALIGIYTLFSTSCFVKIPSIYIHTIAELELTWNTFLLMNFFTAVFILFVPTFFFGALFTFLTQEMRSQTHHSSSSIGSLYAINTTAGAFGALVTGLIFLPIFGLEKSLLGCALGILLFSCLLAYKLLPNDWHYAKFIAVISLVTCIFFTVTPRWEKHSLWFSPYYRASTSIVGRQVYLKDRLSKLETLYLHEGFHSTVAVTKDHNQVMTYICDGKIEADTTSSSMALQLMIAHIPMLLHDSPLKNLNIGLGTGITTGAIACYPVESIKVVEIEEATTEVAKFFTPWNENILNDSRFDMHVDDARNYLFVTDQLYDTIISDPIEPVVSGSGPLFTYEHFELMSSRLNPNGLAAQFLPLYDSSKNEFMLIMRSFARAFPNSLLFYTGTDTILLGYKGDITLNTTSLEGKLSLPKVRHSLQTISIDSTEDIIGMLITDLTKHEDFTDPGPLNTDSHPIVEFHAPRNVFYSDYHDCLEDILLTYFSDIPTSLETSLASSSLAKIATNREAIKMSLQAQVMDKNGQRDSAEEQILQAVALVSNNKIVLNVLVKIINKNGEYLVAQRKFNDAYQKFRKLIEYDPKEPNALFRISEHLLNTKQFPKASHWINTALGHYPDSIRLIHLRAKLKFQTNDYEGAISDYEYLINRAPKKVKYLKNYYLLLNRLGRTSEAAKIENRLRRLEEL; from the coding sequence ATGCCTTCATCACGCCAAAATACTCAAGAAGATAGCACCGTCTACACAAACTTCGATTTACACCCTTACTTAGCTCGTTTATTACTATTTTGCTCAGGATTTGCAGCAATCAGCTATGAAATTATTTGGCAAAGACAATTAGGACTCATTGTCGGCAACACAGTCTACGCCACTAGTATTGTTCTTGCCGCGTTTATGATAGGCCATGCGGGAGGATCCTATATTGCAGGAAAAGTAGCGACACGGGCCCATAAGCCTTTGCAATTGTTTTTTCTTATTGAGGTATTCATTGGCATCTTCGGGATAGCCATCCCATTTTGCTTTCCAATGGTCCGCAATCTATATCGATTTATTTATCTTACTATACCAGATTGGATACCCTTATTAATTTCTTTTCGAGTATTCACAGTGCTCGGAATTCTTCTTATTCCCACACTGCTAATGGGTGCTACTCTTCCTCTAATTTGTGAAGGCTTAGTCCCAGATAAAGGAAGGTTTAGAAAACAACTAGGATTCTTATATGGTGCAAACACCTTAGGAGCAGTATTTGGAGTTCTCGTCTGTGGCTTTTTCCTTATACCTTCATTTGGACTTATCCTTACAAACTCTCTTGCTGTAACTATAAATTTTCTTGTTGCCACTGTATCTTTTATTCTTTGGAAAGATTTTAAAGCTCACCCTAGATTCGAAAACAATTCTAAGGCATCCCTTAAGAAAGACATCAAAAGTGGCAAAACAAAAATTTGGCTAATTGCTTCTGCCGCTTACGCAGGCTTTACCGCACTTGGACTGGAGATTCTATGGTTCCGTGGATTAACAATGATTAATGGAAGCGCAGTATATTCTTTTTCATCAATGCTCAGTGTTTTCTTAATTGGCATTGTCATAGGCTCTATGGCAATGAATTATATCACTAATAAAAAAAATCTATCTATCCTATTCGTTCCGTTACTTTTTGCACTAATAGGTATTTATACATTATTTAGCACATCTTGCTTCGTCAAAATTCCTTCCATTTATATTCATACCATTGCCGAATTAGAGCTAACCTGGAACACATTTCTTCTCATGAATTTTTTTACTGCTGTATTTATACTATTTGTTCCAACATTCTTTTTTGGAGCTCTTTTCACCTTCTTAACTCAAGAAATGAGGTCTCAAACACATCATAGTAGCTCTAGTATTGGTTCGCTCTATGCAATCAATACTACGGCAGGAGCATTTGGAGCTCTAGTAACCGGTTTAATTTTTCTGCCGATCTTCGGACTAGAAAAATCATTATTAGGCTGCGCTCTTGGTATCCTGCTTTTTAGCTGTTTACTTGCCTATAAATTGCTACCTAATGATTGGCATTACGCAAAATTCATAGCTGTTATTTCACTGGTAACCTGCATATTTTTTACTGTGACACCCCGCTGGGAGAAGCATTCACTCTGGTTCTCACCCTATTATCGAGCCTCCACATCCATAGTTGGCCGTCAGGTTTACTTAAAAGATAGACTCAGTAAATTAGAAACTCTCTACCTTCATGAAGGGTTCCATTCAACCGTTGCTGTCACAAAAGATCACAACCAAGTCATGACATACATATGTGATGGGAAAATCGAGGCTGATACTACTAGCTCAAGTATGGCCCTACAACTAATGATCGCTCATATACCCATGCTATTACATGATAGCCCCTTAAAAAATTTAAACATAGGATTGGGGACAGGAATCACCACAGGAGCGATTGCCTGTTATCCCGTTGAATCCATAAAAGTAGTTGAAATAGAAGAAGCAACTACTGAAGTTGCTAAATTCTTTACTCCATGGAATGAAAATATTCTGAATGACTCACGCTTTGACATGCACGTCGATGATGCGCGCAATTACCTCTTTGTAACAGACCAACTCTATGACACCATCATATCTGATCCCATTGAGCCAGTTGTGTCAGGTTCCGGACCACTTTTTACATACGAGCACTTTGAATTGATGAGCAGCAGACTAAACCCCAACGGCCTGGCCGCTCAGTTTTTACCTCTTTATGATAGTTCAAAGAACGAGTTTATGCTTATCATGCGCTCATTTGCTCGTGCATTTCCCAATAGTCTTCTTTTCTATACAGGAACTGACACCATCTTGCTTGGGTATAAAGGTGATATCACTCTTAACACTACTAGTTTAGAAGGAAAGCTCTCATTGCCAAAGGTTCGTCATTCATTACAAACAATTTCTATAGATTCTACTGAGGACATAATAGGCATGCTAATCACTGACTTAACAAAACACGAAGATTTTACAGATCCTGGTCCCCTTAATACGGATTCTCATCCCATTGTCGAATTCCACGCACCAAGAAATGTTTTTTATTCAGACTACCACGATTGCCTCGAAGATATCCTACTTACCTACTTTTCTGATATACCGACTTCCTTAGAAACCTCATTAGCCTCCTCTAGTCTTGCAAAAATAGCAACCAATAGAGAAGCAATCAAAATGTCCTTGCAAGCCCAAGTAATGGATAAAAATGGTCAAAGGGATTCCGCCGAGGAACAGATCTTGCAGGCTGTTGCACTTGTATCCAACAATAAGATAGTCCTAAATGTGCTAGTAAAAATTATTAACAAAAACGGAGAGTACCTAGTCGCTCAAAGGAAATTTAATGATGCTTATCAAAAATTTAGAAAACTAATCGAATATGACCCAAAAGAGCCCAATGCGCTTTTCAGAATTTCAGAACACCTTCTCAATACGAAACAGTTCCCTAAAGCTTCTCATTGGATTAACACGGCACTAGGGCATTACCCAGATTCTATTCGCTTGATTCATCTTCGAGCAAAACTTAAATTCCAAACAAATGATTATGAAGGAGCCATATCCGACTATGAATATCTTATCAATCGTGCCCCCAAAAAAGTAAAATATCTTAAAAATTATTACCTATTGCTCAACAGACTTGGTCGGACTAGTGAAGCAGCTAAAATAGAGAATAGGTTACGCAGGTTGGAGGAATTATAA
- the flgB gene encoding flagellar basal body rod protein FlgB: MASMVNSIVDDKSIRVIEMALDARMARQQAIASNIANVNTPGFKRVDLTDSFKVQFQKAIADVQAGKELKTRPIPEVGEATVHGPTRKDGNNVNMEQEVVELSKNRLEYEFAAQVMKARFDGLKRAIGGTGGT; encoded by the coding sequence ATGGCAAGCATGGTTAACAGCATCGTAGATGATAAATCTATTAGAGTCATAGAAATGGCACTCGATGCTAGGATGGCTCGGCAACAAGCAATTGCTAGCAATATTGCGAATGTAAACACGCCCGGATTCAAAAGGGTGGATTTGACAGATAGCTTCAAAGTGCAATTTCAAAAGGCGATCGCTGATGTTCAAGCAGGCAAAGAGCTAAAAACGCGACCCATTCCTGAAGTCGGAGAAGCAACAGTACATGGGCCTACCCGTAAAGACGGTAATAACGTGAATATGGAGCAAGAAGTTGTGGAGTTATCGAAAAACCGTTTGGAATATGAGTTTGCTGCTCAGGTCATGAAAGCGAGGTTTGACGGGTTAAAGCGAGCAATTGGTGGCACAGGAGGAACTTAA